The window AGTGAGTCGGTGCACCGGTGGGTTCCTGACAGTCGGACGATAGTGACAGTCAGGGAGACGAACGAACTAAGCCACCCCGCACGAATCACGGCCACACGATGCCCGAATCACTCGTCGAACGCGCCCGAGAAGCGCTCGACAACGCCTACGTCCCCTACTCTGAGTACACTGTCGGTGCCGCGCTCAGAACCGCCGATGGAACGGTGTACGTCGGGTGCAACATCGAGAACGCCAACTACTCGAACAGCCTCCACGCTGAAGAAGTCGCCATCGCGGAGGCGGTGAAGAACGGCCACACCGACTTCGACCGTCTCGTTGTCACCTCGGGTGCCCGCGACGGCGTGACGCCGTGCGGGATGTGTCGCCAGACAATCGCGGAGTTCGCCGACGAAGACCTCGATATCGTCTGTGACCTCGGCGACGGTGAGACTGCCAAGTACACGCTGGGCGAACTCCTCCCCAACACCATCTCCCTCGACACGCTCGAAGCGGCGGCCGAGAAACGCGAACGCGACGAGTAACGTGCCATCTGCTGCCGACCACTGGAACAGTTCGCTCGCACTTGCGGTTCTCGTCCTCCTGTCGGGGTGTACGGGAACCTCTGCCGTCCACGCGGTAGATGGTGCACTCTTGGACTCGTCGTCTACTCCTGACCCTTCGGCGACACAACAGGCAGCGAACCCGTGGGGCCACGCTCCCATCGTCGTCTCGGTGGACGCGCCCGACGACGGCCGTGACTACGCGTCACTCATCGAATCGGCAGTCTCGTACTGGGTCGAGAACAGCACGAACACCTCCTACGACCCGCGATTTGTCGTCAGGCCGAACGCGTCCGACCCGGACGTTCGCGTCTCCATCGTCGACGATATCGACTCGTGCGGTGAGTACGCCGGCCAAAACGCCGTCGGGTGTGCGCCACTGTTAGACGGGTCGAAGACGCAGGTGGGACAGAACGCCACGCCGGTTCAGGTCGCCGCAGGCTACGACGACGACACGACGACGACTGCCCTCACCCACGAGTTCGGTCACCTCCTCGGGGTGACCCACGACGACGCCGAGGCACATCCCGTTATGAGTCCCCGAATCGAGACGACACGACTGCCGGCCACGAACGCCACAGTCCGCGAGTCTCCGTACCGGACCGAGACACTCCGGGTCTACGTGGACCTCTCGAACGTCTCGGTGACGGACCGAGACGCGTACGAGGCCGAAATCGACCACGCGCTCACGTACTACGACTCTGGTGCCGCCGGATTCACCCCAGACGACCTCTCGATAACTCGTGTATCCGACCCGTCTCGCGCGCACGTCGTCGTCTCGGTCACCGACTTCGAAGACGGACACTCCGGCGCCCGATGGCGACGAACTGGCGAGTCGGTAGACGACGACGCCGCCTTCGAGTGGTACACGGGCGGCGACATCGTCGTCGACGCCGGGATGGGGCCGACACTCGTCGATTGGTACGTCGGGTCGAGTTTCGGATACCTGCTCGCGGCAGAGGACCGGTCGGAGTTACCCCCTCCGTTCCGCGACAGTGACTTACGAGACGACCCGCGGTGGCGCGGCGTGGTGAACGAGTCGGCTCTCGGACCGTCGCAGACTGCTCCGTAGTGGGGTTTCGGAGAACGCAAGAATTTCCACTGTCCCGGTGGGAGTACATCTATGAACGACAGTGAGGACCCGAACGCCGAGGTCCAGTACCACCTCGAAGTTGGACCATCGGACCTCGCCGATGCGGTCTTACTCCCCGGAAACCCAGAGCGCGTCGACAAGATAACTGCGCTGTGGAACGACTACGAAGAGAAGGCCTACCACCGCGAGTACCGTACCGCGACGGGGACGTACGACGAGACGCCCATCTCCGTCACGTCGACGGGTATCGGCAGTCCATCGGCCGCCATCGCCGTCGAAGAACTCGCTCGCGTCGGCGTCGAGACGTTCATCCGCGTCGGGTCGTGCGGTGCCATCCAACCCGAGATGGACGTGGGTGACCTCGTCATCACGTCCGGTGCGGTCAGACAGGAAGGAACCTCGAAGGAGTACGTCCGCGAGGACTACCCGGCCGTCGCAGACCACGAAGTCGTCTCAGCCCTCGTCGCCGCCGCAGAACGACTCGACTACGACTACCACGTCGGCCTCACGATGAGTGCGGACTCGTTCTACGCTGGACAGGGTCGTCCCGGATTCGAGGAGTTCCGTGCCGCAGGGTCCGAATCGCTGGTGAAGGAACTACAGGACGCGAACGTCAAGAACATCGAGATGGAGGCGTCCGCGCTCTTGACCATCGCCAACGTCTACGGTCTGCGCGCCGGTGCCGTCTGCTCAGTCTACGCTAACCGCGTTACCGGCGAGTTCCGTACCGAAGGTGAGTCCAGAGCGTCAGAAGTTGCGAGTCTCGCGGTTCACCTCCTCGCCAAGATGGACGAGGCCAAACGTGAGGCCGGCGTCGACCACTGGCACGCCGGTTTGACGCTGGAATAGTCCGACGAACGTCGAACCCGAATTTCGACGCGTCGGGCCGCATACCCCACAAATACGCACATCTCGGGAGACGGTTTCAAAGCCCCTTTATCTGATGACTGCACAGACGACGACATGAGCACGCAGGTCGTCGTTCTCGGCTCGGGCTACGCCGGGGCCGGCGCAGTAAAACGCCTGGAAGCGGAACTCGGTCACGACGCACAACTAACGTGGGTCGCCGAACACGACTACCACCTCGTCCTCCACGAGGTCCACCGATGTATCCGTGACCCGAGTGTCGAGTCGAACATCGCCATCCCCATCGACGACGTGAAATCCAGCGAGACGGACTTCGTCAAGGGGCGCGTCACCGACGTCGACGTGGACGAACGCCTCGTCGAACTCGAAGGCGGCGACACCGTCGACTACGACTACCTTCTGGTCGCCATCGGGTCGTCCACCGCGTTCTTCGGTATCGAGGGCCTCGAAGAGTACGCCCACCAACTCAAGGGCCTCGACGACGCTCGCGAGATTCATCAGGACATCAAGCAGGCCTCCGCAGACGCCTCCCGCGACGACCCTGCACAGGTCGTCATCGGCGGTGCCGGTCTGTCTGGCATCCAGACGGCCGCGGAAGTCGCCGAGTACCGCGACCTGAACCGCGCCCCAATCGACATCAAACTCGTCGAAGGGATGGACGAAATCTTCCCCGGCAACGACCCAGAACTGCAGGGTGCGCTCCGTCGCCGTCTCGAAGCCCTCGACATCGACATCCTGACCGGCGACTTCATCTCGAAAGTCGACGAGGAGACGGTCTTCATCGGCGGTGGCGA is drawn from Haloferax litoreum and contains these coding sequences:
- the cdd gene encoding cytidine deaminase, producing MPESLVERAREALDNAYVPYSEYTVGAALRTADGTVYVGCNIENANYSNSLHAEEVAIAEAVKNGHTDFDRLVVTSGARDGVTPCGMCRQTIAEFADEDLDIVCDLGDGETAKYTLGELLPNTISLDTLEAAAEKRERDE
- a CDS encoding nucleoside phosphorylase, with the translated sequence MNDSEDPNAEVQYHLEVGPSDLADAVLLPGNPERVDKITALWNDYEEKAYHREYRTATGTYDETPISVTSTGIGSPSAAIAVEELARVGVETFIRVGSCGAIQPEMDVGDLVITSGAVRQEGTSKEYVREDYPAVADHEVVSALVAAAERLDYDYHVGLTMSADSFYAGQGRPGFEEFRAAGSESLVKELQDANVKNIEMEASALLTIANVYGLRAGAVCSVYANRVTGEFRTEGESRASEVASLAVHLLAKMDEAKREAGVDHWHAGLTLE
- a CDS encoding NAD(P)/FAD-dependent oxidoreductase, translated to MSTQVVVLGSGYAGAGAVKRLEAELGHDAQLTWVAEHDYHLVLHEVHRCIRDPSVESNIAIPIDDVKSSETDFVKGRVTDVDVDERLVELEGGDTVDYDYLLVAIGSSTAFFGIEGLEEYAHQLKGLDDAREIHQDIKQASADASRDDPAQVVIGGAGLSGIQTAAEVAEYRDLNRAPIDIKLVEGMDEIFPGNDPELQGALRRRLEALDIDILTGDFISKVDEETVFIGGGEDEEPAELAYDVLVWTGGITGQPEAQDLELEQDERSHRFFAEDDFQTSDDRVFAVGDCALVEQGSDNVAPPTAQAAWDAADVAGENVARAIAGRPLKRWSFTDKGTVISIGEDAVAHGVKFPVVGEFPVNVFGGPLAKMLKKGIAANWIADVTSVNRALSAWSDL